One Glycine soja cultivar W05 chromosome 2, ASM419377v2, whole genome shotgun sequence genomic region harbors:
- the LOC114400695 gene encoding probable inactive receptor kinase At5g10020 isoform X3, producing MQAIWFMLSLLVAIALGNSDIDALLEFKKSIQNDPSGLVVNSWDSRSLDSDGCPKNWYGIVCSEGSVLSITLDNAGLVGELNFLAINGLTMLRNLSAVNNQFTGDLLHIATIESLEYLDLSLNKFNGPLLSNFVQLRKLVYLNLSSNELGGTLPVDFHKLEQLKYLDLHMNNFFGDIMHIFYPMGSVLYVDLSSNRFSGTPDLGLADESFLSSIQYLNISHNSLSGELFVHDGMPYLDNLEVFDASNNQLEGNIPSFTFVVSLRILRLACNQLTGLLPEALLKESSMMLSELDLSQNKLEGPIGIITSVTLRKLNLSSNKLYGPLPLRVGHCSIIDLSNNTLSGNFSRIRYWGNYVEVVQLSSNSLGGMLPNETSQFLRLTSLKVSNNSLEGFLPPILGTYPELEEIDLSLNQLSGFLLPSFFTSTKLINLDLSNNKFSGSILIQFQPPNNPIVSAENCSLVFLDLSHNNLSGTLPSNMSRLHNLAYLNLCNNQLVGTIPDDLPDELRVLNVSFNNLSGVVPESLKQFPDSAFHPGNTMLVFPHLQPSPKDTSNLGLREHRLQKKSATRIALIACLVAGGFVMAFVGIIIYYKVHHEKERTSKQNEARGITQESTFTSNIEEPYRNLEALPPAQSGSSDDARNIHPVGKKPIDLGPSELGKNEEGTSTPMSILSPSNPSSSKSYQFENPGSLKVSSPDKLVGDLHIFDGSLALTAEELSCAPAEVIGRSCHGTLYKATLDSGHELAVKWLREGITKGKKELAREIKKLGTIKHPNLVSVQGYYLGPKEHEKLIISNYMNAQSLDIYLHETDKGNLHPLSLDERLRVAVEVAQCLHFLHDEKAIPHGNLKSTNILLETPNRNVLLTDYTLHRILTAAGTAEQVLNAGALGYRPPEFARSSKPCPSLTSDVYAFGVILLELLTGRNSGEIVSGIPGVVDLIDWVRFLAEQNRSSQCFDRSLVDKNNGERPSKILDDMLKVALRCILPASDRPDLKTVFGDLSTISSPQAL from the exons ATGCAGGCTATCTGGTTCATGCTATCGTTATTGGTGGCTATTGCATTGGGGAATTCAGATATTGATGCTCTCCTTGAATTCAAGAAGAGTATTCAGAATGACCCTTCTGGATTAGTAGTTAATTCTTGGGATTCCAGGTCTTTAGATTCCGATGGTTGTCCTAAGAACTGGTATGGGATAGTGTGTAGTGAAGGCAGTGTTTTATCAATCACTCTGGACAATGCTGGTTTGGTTGGTGAACTTAATTTTCTTGCGATTAATGGCCTTACAATGCTTCGCAATTTGTCAGCTGTCAACAACCAGTTCACAGGAGATCTCTTACACATTGCCACAATAGAGTCACTTGAATATCTTGATTTATCCCTCAACAAGTTTAATGGGCCGTTACTCTCTAACTTCGTTCAGTTGCGCAAGTTAGTATATCTGAATCTTTCTTCAAATGAACTTGGAGGTACTCTTCCTGTTGACTTTCACAAACTTGAGCAGTTGAAGTATTTAGATTTGCACATGAATAACTTCTTTGGGGATATTATGCATATATTTTATCCGATGGGCAGTGTGCTATATGTTGACTTAAGCAGCAATAGGTTTTCTGGTACACCGGATTTGGGACTTGCAGATGAGTCATTTCTCTCTTCAATTCAGTATTTAAATATTAGCCATAATTCCTTGAGTGGTGAGTTATTTGTTCATGATGGTATGCCATACCTTGACAATTTAGAGGTCTTTGATGCTAGTAATAATCAGTTAGAGGGCAATATACCTTCCTTCACGTTTGTGGTATCTCTTCGGATTCTTCGACTTGCATGCAACCAGTTGACTGGTTTACTGCCCGAAGCTCTATTGAAGGAAAGTTCAATGATGTTGTCTGAACTGGATCTTAGTCAAAACAAGCTTGAAG GTCCCATTGGAATTATTACCTCGGTGACTCTGAGGAAGCTTAATTTATCTTCAAACAAATTGTATGGCCCCTTACCTCTCAGGGTAGGCCACTGTTCCATCATAGATTTGAGTAACAACACACTATCAGGTAATTTCTCAAGGATCCGGTATTGGGGTAACTATGTGGAAGTTGTTCAGCTAAGTAGCAACTCATTGGGAGGAATGCTACCAAATGAAACTTCTCAATTTTTAAGGTTAACTTCACTTAAGGTATCCAATAACTCATTGGAGGGCTTTCTCCCACCAATTTTGGGAACATATCCAGAACTAGAAGAGATTGATCTTAGCCTCAACCAGCTCTCTGGGTTCCTCCTGCCAAGCTTTTTCACCTCAACCAAATTGATTAATCTTGATCTCTCCAACAATAAATTTTCTGGATCAATTCTTATTCAATTTCAACCTCCAAATAATCCAATAGTTTCTGCTGAAAATTGTAGTCTGGTGTTTCTTGATCTTTCACACAACAACTTGAGTGGGACTCTTCCTTCAAATATGAGTAGGCTTCACAATTTGGCATATCTCAATCTATGCAACAACCAATTGGTAGGTACTATTCCTGATGACCTTCCAGATGAGTTGAGAGTATTGAATGTATCCTTTAATAATCTTTCTGGTGTTGTACCAGAAAGCTTAAAGCAGTTTCCCGACTCTGCATTTCATCCAGGAAATACTATGCTGGTATTTCCACATTTGCAACCATCACCAAAAGATACTTCCAACCTAGGTTTGAGGGAACATCGGTTACAAAAAAAGTCTGCAACTAGGATTGCCCTGATTGCATGTTTGGTTGCTGGTGGTTTTGTGATGGCTTTTGTgggtataataatttattataaggtTCATCATGAAAAAGAAAGGACTTCTAAACAAAATGAAGCAAGGGGCATCACCCAAGAGAGTACTTTCACATCAAATATAGAGGAACCTTATAGAAATTTGGAAGCATTACCACCTGCTCAAAGTGGGTCTTCTGATGATGCAAGAAACATTCATCCAGTGGGAAAGAAGCCAATAGATCTTGGCCCTTCTGAATTAGGTAAGAACGAGGAAGGAACATCTACCCCAATGTCTATTTTGTCTCCTTCAAATCCTTCATCTTCAAAAAGCTATCAGTTTGAGAATCCTGGTTCCCTCAAAGTCTCCTCTCCAGATAAACTGGTTGGAGACTTGCATATATTTGATGGATCCTTGGCGCTAACTGCGGAAGAACTTTCATGTGCTCCAGCAGAAGTTATTGGCAGGAGCTGTCATGGAACACTCTACAAAGCTACACTTGATTCTGGTCATGAATTGGCTGTCAAATGGTTAAGAGAAGGAATAACTAAAGGAAAAAAGGAGTTGGCTAGGGAAATAAAGAAACTTGGGACTATCAAGCATCCAAACCTGGTTTCTGTTCAGGGTTACTACTTGGGGCCAAAGGAACATGAGAAACTGATTATATCAAATTACATGAATGCACAATCTTTGGATATTTATCTCCATG AGACAGATAAAGGAAATCTCCATCCTTTGTCTCTTGATGAAAGGCTCAGGGTGGCTGTAGAGGTGGCACAATGTCTGCATTTCTTACACGATGAGAAAGCCATACCTCATGGCAATCTCAAATCCACAAACATTTTGCTAGAAACTCCCAACAGAAATGTTCTCCTCACTGACTACACCCTGCACAGGATACTCACTGCAGCTGGTACTGCTGAGCAAGTTCTGAATGCCGGTGCACTCGGCTATCGGCCTCCCGAGTTTGCTAGATCAAGCAAACCATGCCCTTCCTTGACAAGTGATGTCTATGCATTTGGAGTGATCTTGTTAGAGCTCCTAACAGGAAGAAATTCTGGAGAAATAGTTTCTGGGATTCCAGGGGTGGTTGACCTCATTGACTGGGTGAGGTTCTTAGCCGAACAAAACCGTTCTAGCCAGTGCTTTGATAGGTCTCTAGTGGACAAGAACAATGGGGAAAGACCATCTAAAATTCTTGATGACATGCTAAAGGTGGCTCTTAGATGCATCCTTCCAGCATCTGATAGGCCTGACCTGAAAACTGTCTTTGGTGATCTCTCAACAATAAG CTCTCCACAGGCATTATAA
- the LOC114400695 gene encoding probable inactive receptor kinase At5g10020 isoform X4: MLSLLVAIALGNSDIDALLEFKKSIQNDPSGLVVNSWDSRSLDSDGCPKNWYGIVCSEGSVLSITLDNAGLVGELNFLAINGLTMLRNLSAVNNQFTGDLLHIATIESLEYLDLSLNKFNGPLLSNFVQLRKLVYLNLSSNELGGTLPVDFHKLEQLKYLDLHMNNFFGDIMHIFYPMGSVLYVDLSSNRFSGTPDLGLADESFLSSIQYLNISHNSLSGELFVHDGMPYLDNLEVFDASNNQLEGNIPSFTFVVSLRILRLACNQLTGLLPEALLKESSMMLSELDLSQNKLEGPIGIITSVTLRKLNLSSNKLYGPLPLRVGHCSIIDLSNNTLSGNFSRIRYWGNYVEVVQLSSNSLGGMLPNETSQFLRLTSLKVSNNSLEGFLPPILGTYPELEEIDLSLNQLSGFLLPSFFTSTKLINLDLSNNKFSGSILIQFQPPNNPIVSAENCSLVFLDLSHNNLSGTLPSNMSRLHNLAYLNLCNNQLVGTIPDDLPDELRVLNVSFNNLSGVVPESLKQFPDSAFHPGNTMLVFPHLQPSPKDTSNLGLREHRLQKKSATRIALIACLVAGGFVMAFVGIIIYYKVHHEKERTSKQNEARGITQESTFTSNIEEPYRNLEALPPAQSGSSDDARNIHPVGKKPIDLGPSELGKNEEGTSTPMSILSPSNPSSSKSYQFENPGSLKVSSPDKLVGDLHIFDGSLALTAEELSCAPAEVIGRSCHGTLYKATLDSGHELAVKWLREGITKGKKELAREIKKLGTIKHPNLVSVQGYYLGPKEHEKLIISNYMNAQSLDIYLHETDKGNLHPLSLDERLRVAVEVAQCLHFLHDEKAIPHGNLKSTNILLETPNRNVLLTDYTLHRILTAAGTAEQVLNAGALGYRPPEFARSSKPCPSLTSDVYAFGVILLELLTGRNSGEIVSGIPGVVDLIDWVRFLAEQNRSSQCFDRSLVDKNNGERPSKILDDMLKVALRCILPASDRPDLKTVFGDLSTISSPQAL, from the exons ATGCTATCGTTATTGGTGGCTATTGCATTGGGGAATTCAGATATTGATGCTCTCCTTGAATTCAAGAAGAGTATTCAGAATGACCCTTCTGGATTAGTAGTTAATTCTTGGGATTCCAGGTCTTTAGATTCCGATGGTTGTCCTAAGAACTGGTATGGGATAGTGTGTAGTGAAGGCAGTGTTTTATCAATCACTCTGGACAATGCTGGTTTGGTTGGTGAACTTAATTTTCTTGCGATTAATGGCCTTACAATGCTTCGCAATTTGTCAGCTGTCAACAACCAGTTCACAGGAGATCTCTTACACATTGCCACAATAGAGTCACTTGAATATCTTGATTTATCCCTCAACAAGTTTAATGGGCCGTTACTCTCTAACTTCGTTCAGTTGCGCAAGTTAGTATATCTGAATCTTTCTTCAAATGAACTTGGAGGTACTCTTCCTGTTGACTTTCACAAACTTGAGCAGTTGAAGTATTTAGATTTGCACATGAATAACTTCTTTGGGGATATTATGCATATATTTTATCCGATGGGCAGTGTGCTATATGTTGACTTAAGCAGCAATAGGTTTTCTGGTACACCGGATTTGGGACTTGCAGATGAGTCATTTCTCTCTTCAATTCAGTATTTAAATATTAGCCATAATTCCTTGAGTGGTGAGTTATTTGTTCATGATGGTATGCCATACCTTGACAATTTAGAGGTCTTTGATGCTAGTAATAATCAGTTAGAGGGCAATATACCTTCCTTCACGTTTGTGGTATCTCTTCGGATTCTTCGACTTGCATGCAACCAGTTGACTGGTTTACTGCCCGAAGCTCTATTGAAGGAAAGTTCAATGATGTTGTCTGAACTGGATCTTAGTCAAAACAAGCTTGAAG GTCCCATTGGAATTATTACCTCGGTGACTCTGAGGAAGCTTAATTTATCTTCAAACAAATTGTATGGCCCCTTACCTCTCAGGGTAGGCCACTGTTCCATCATAGATTTGAGTAACAACACACTATCAGGTAATTTCTCAAGGATCCGGTATTGGGGTAACTATGTGGAAGTTGTTCAGCTAAGTAGCAACTCATTGGGAGGAATGCTACCAAATGAAACTTCTCAATTTTTAAGGTTAACTTCACTTAAGGTATCCAATAACTCATTGGAGGGCTTTCTCCCACCAATTTTGGGAACATATCCAGAACTAGAAGAGATTGATCTTAGCCTCAACCAGCTCTCTGGGTTCCTCCTGCCAAGCTTTTTCACCTCAACCAAATTGATTAATCTTGATCTCTCCAACAATAAATTTTCTGGATCAATTCTTATTCAATTTCAACCTCCAAATAATCCAATAGTTTCTGCTGAAAATTGTAGTCTGGTGTTTCTTGATCTTTCACACAACAACTTGAGTGGGACTCTTCCTTCAAATATGAGTAGGCTTCACAATTTGGCATATCTCAATCTATGCAACAACCAATTGGTAGGTACTATTCCTGATGACCTTCCAGATGAGTTGAGAGTATTGAATGTATCCTTTAATAATCTTTCTGGTGTTGTACCAGAAAGCTTAAAGCAGTTTCCCGACTCTGCATTTCATCCAGGAAATACTATGCTGGTATTTCCACATTTGCAACCATCACCAAAAGATACTTCCAACCTAGGTTTGAGGGAACATCGGTTACAAAAAAAGTCTGCAACTAGGATTGCCCTGATTGCATGTTTGGTTGCTGGTGGTTTTGTGATGGCTTTTGTgggtataataatttattataaggtTCATCATGAAAAAGAAAGGACTTCTAAACAAAATGAAGCAAGGGGCATCACCCAAGAGAGTACTTTCACATCAAATATAGAGGAACCTTATAGAAATTTGGAAGCATTACCACCTGCTCAAAGTGGGTCTTCTGATGATGCAAGAAACATTCATCCAGTGGGAAAGAAGCCAATAGATCTTGGCCCTTCTGAATTAGGTAAGAACGAGGAAGGAACATCTACCCCAATGTCTATTTTGTCTCCTTCAAATCCTTCATCTTCAAAAAGCTATCAGTTTGAGAATCCTGGTTCCCTCAAAGTCTCCTCTCCAGATAAACTGGTTGGAGACTTGCATATATTTGATGGATCCTTGGCGCTAACTGCGGAAGAACTTTCATGTGCTCCAGCAGAAGTTATTGGCAGGAGCTGTCATGGAACACTCTACAAAGCTACACTTGATTCTGGTCATGAATTGGCTGTCAAATGGTTAAGAGAAGGAATAACTAAAGGAAAAAAGGAGTTGGCTAGGGAAATAAAGAAACTTGGGACTATCAAGCATCCAAACCTGGTTTCTGTTCAGGGTTACTACTTGGGGCCAAAGGAACATGAGAAACTGATTATATCAAATTACATGAATGCACAATCTTTGGATATTTATCTCCATG AGACAGATAAAGGAAATCTCCATCCTTTGTCTCTTGATGAAAGGCTCAGGGTGGCTGTAGAGGTGGCACAATGTCTGCATTTCTTACACGATGAGAAAGCCATACCTCATGGCAATCTCAAATCCACAAACATTTTGCTAGAAACTCCCAACAGAAATGTTCTCCTCACTGACTACACCCTGCACAGGATACTCACTGCAGCTGGTACTGCTGAGCAAGTTCTGAATGCCGGTGCACTCGGCTATCGGCCTCCCGAGTTTGCTAGATCAAGCAAACCATGCCCTTCCTTGACAAGTGATGTCTATGCATTTGGAGTGATCTTGTTAGAGCTCCTAACAGGAAGAAATTCTGGAGAAATAGTTTCTGGGATTCCAGGGGTGGTTGACCTCATTGACTGGGTGAGGTTCTTAGCCGAACAAAACCGTTCTAGCCAGTGCTTTGATAGGTCTCTAGTGGACAAGAACAATGGGGAAAGACCATCTAAAATTCTTGATGACATGCTAAAGGTGGCTCTTAGATGCATCCTTCCAGCATCTGATAGGCCTGACCTGAAAACTGTCTTTGGTGATCTCTCAACAATAAG CTCTCCACAGGCATTATAA
- the LOC114400695 gene encoding probable inactive receptor kinase At5g10020 isoform X1 — MLGLRATRKGMQAIWFMLSLLVAIALGNSDIDALLEFKKSIQNDPSGLVVNSWDSRSLDSDGCPKNWYGIVCSEGSVLSITLDNAGLVGELNFLAINGLTMLRNLSAVNNQFTGDLLHIATIESLEYLDLSLNKFNGPLLSNFVQLRKLVYLNLSSNELGGTLPVDFHKLEQLKYLDLHMNNFFGDIMHIFYPMGSVLYVDLSSNRFSGTPDLGLADESFLSSIQYLNISHNSLSGELFVHDGMPYLDNLEVFDASNNQLEGNIPSFTFVVSLRILRLACNQLTGLLPEALLKESSMMLSELDLSQNKLEGPIGIITSVTLRKLNLSSNKLYGPLPLRVGHCSIIDLSNNTLSGNFSRIRYWGNYVEVVQLSSNSLGGMLPNETSQFLRLTSLKVSNNSLEGFLPPILGTYPELEEIDLSLNQLSGFLLPSFFTSTKLINLDLSNNKFSGSILIQFQPPNNPIVSAENCSLVFLDLSHNNLSGTLPSNMSRLHNLAYLNLCNNQLVGTIPDDLPDELRVLNVSFNNLSGVVPESLKQFPDSAFHPGNTMLVFPHLQPSPKDTSNLGLREHRLQKKSATRIALIACLVAGGFVMAFVGIIIYYKVHHEKERTSKQNEARGITQESTFTSNIEEPYRNLEALPPAQSGSSDDARNIHPVGKKPIDLGPSELGKNEEGTSTPMSILSPSNPSSSKSYQFENPGSLKVSSPDKLVGDLHIFDGSLALTAEELSCAPAEVIGRSCHGTLYKATLDSGHELAVKWLREGITKGKKELAREIKKLGTIKHPNLVSVQGYYLGPKEHEKLIISNYMNAQSLDIYLHETDKGNLHPLSLDERLRVAVEVAQCLHFLHDEKAIPHGNLKSTNILLETPNRNVLLTDYTLHRILTAAGTAEQVLNAGALGYRPPEFARSSKPCPSLTSDVYAFGVILLELLTGRNSGEIVSGIPGVVDLIDWVRFLAEQNRSSQCFDRSLVDKNNGERPSKILDDMLKVALRCILPASDRPDLKTVFGDLSTISSPQAL, encoded by the exons ATGCTTGGATTAAGAGCTACTAGGAAAGGCATGCAGGCTATCTGGTTCATGCTATCGTTATTGGTGGCTATTGCATTGGGGAATTCAGATATTGATGCTCTCCTTGAATTCAAGAAGAGTATTCAGAATGACCCTTCTGGATTAGTAGTTAATTCTTGGGATTCCAGGTCTTTAGATTCCGATGGTTGTCCTAAGAACTGGTATGGGATAGTGTGTAGTGAAGGCAGTGTTTTATCAATCACTCTGGACAATGCTGGTTTGGTTGGTGAACTTAATTTTCTTGCGATTAATGGCCTTACAATGCTTCGCAATTTGTCAGCTGTCAACAACCAGTTCACAGGAGATCTCTTACACATTGCCACAATAGAGTCACTTGAATATCTTGATTTATCCCTCAACAAGTTTAATGGGCCGTTACTCTCTAACTTCGTTCAGTTGCGCAAGTTAGTATATCTGAATCTTTCTTCAAATGAACTTGGAGGTACTCTTCCTGTTGACTTTCACAAACTTGAGCAGTTGAAGTATTTAGATTTGCACATGAATAACTTCTTTGGGGATATTATGCATATATTTTATCCGATGGGCAGTGTGCTATATGTTGACTTAAGCAGCAATAGGTTTTCTGGTACACCGGATTTGGGACTTGCAGATGAGTCATTTCTCTCTTCAATTCAGTATTTAAATATTAGCCATAATTCCTTGAGTGGTGAGTTATTTGTTCATGATGGTATGCCATACCTTGACAATTTAGAGGTCTTTGATGCTAGTAATAATCAGTTAGAGGGCAATATACCTTCCTTCACGTTTGTGGTATCTCTTCGGATTCTTCGACTTGCATGCAACCAGTTGACTGGTTTACTGCCCGAAGCTCTATTGAAGGAAAGTTCAATGATGTTGTCTGAACTGGATCTTAGTCAAAACAAGCTTGAAG GTCCCATTGGAATTATTACCTCGGTGACTCTGAGGAAGCTTAATTTATCTTCAAACAAATTGTATGGCCCCTTACCTCTCAGGGTAGGCCACTGTTCCATCATAGATTTGAGTAACAACACACTATCAGGTAATTTCTCAAGGATCCGGTATTGGGGTAACTATGTGGAAGTTGTTCAGCTAAGTAGCAACTCATTGGGAGGAATGCTACCAAATGAAACTTCTCAATTTTTAAGGTTAACTTCACTTAAGGTATCCAATAACTCATTGGAGGGCTTTCTCCCACCAATTTTGGGAACATATCCAGAACTAGAAGAGATTGATCTTAGCCTCAACCAGCTCTCTGGGTTCCTCCTGCCAAGCTTTTTCACCTCAACCAAATTGATTAATCTTGATCTCTCCAACAATAAATTTTCTGGATCAATTCTTATTCAATTTCAACCTCCAAATAATCCAATAGTTTCTGCTGAAAATTGTAGTCTGGTGTTTCTTGATCTTTCACACAACAACTTGAGTGGGACTCTTCCTTCAAATATGAGTAGGCTTCACAATTTGGCATATCTCAATCTATGCAACAACCAATTGGTAGGTACTATTCCTGATGACCTTCCAGATGAGTTGAGAGTATTGAATGTATCCTTTAATAATCTTTCTGGTGTTGTACCAGAAAGCTTAAAGCAGTTTCCCGACTCTGCATTTCATCCAGGAAATACTATGCTGGTATTTCCACATTTGCAACCATCACCAAAAGATACTTCCAACCTAGGTTTGAGGGAACATCGGTTACAAAAAAAGTCTGCAACTAGGATTGCCCTGATTGCATGTTTGGTTGCTGGTGGTTTTGTGATGGCTTTTGTgggtataataatttattataaggtTCATCATGAAAAAGAAAGGACTTCTAAACAAAATGAAGCAAGGGGCATCACCCAAGAGAGTACTTTCACATCAAATATAGAGGAACCTTATAGAAATTTGGAAGCATTACCACCTGCTCAAAGTGGGTCTTCTGATGATGCAAGAAACATTCATCCAGTGGGAAAGAAGCCAATAGATCTTGGCCCTTCTGAATTAGGTAAGAACGAGGAAGGAACATCTACCCCAATGTCTATTTTGTCTCCTTCAAATCCTTCATCTTCAAAAAGCTATCAGTTTGAGAATCCTGGTTCCCTCAAAGTCTCCTCTCCAGATAAACTGGTTGGAGACTTGCATATATTTGATGGATCCTTGGCGCTAACTGCGGAAGAACTTTCATGTGCTCCAGCAGAAGTTATTGGCAGGAGCTGTCATGGAACACTCTACAAAGCTACACTTGATTCTGGTCATGAATTGGCTGTCAAATGGTTAAGAGAAGGAATAACTAAAGGAAAAAAGGAGTTGGCTAGGGAAATAAAGAAACTTGGGACTATCAAGCATCCAAACCTGGTTTCTGTTCAGGGTTACTACTTGGGGCCAAAGGAACATGAGAAACTGATTATATCAAATTACATGAATGCACAATCTTTGGATATTTATCTCCATG AGACAGATAAAGGAAATCTCCATCCTTTGTCTCTTGATGAAAGGCTCAGGGTGGCTGTAGAGGTGGCACAATGTCTGCATTTCTTACACGATGAGAAAGCCATACCTCATGGCAATCTCAAATCCACAAACATTTTGCTAGAAACTCCCAACAGAAATGTTCTCCTCACTGACTACACCCTGCACAGGATACTCACTGCAGCTGGTACTGCTGAGCAAGTTCTGAATGCCGGTGCACTCGGCTATCGGCCTCCCGAGTTTGCTAGATCAAGCAAACCATGCCCTTCCTTGACAAGTGATGTCTATGCATTTGGAGTGATCTTGTTAGAGCTCCTAACAGGAAGAAATTCTGGAGAAATAGTTTCTGGGATTCCAGGGGTGGTTGACCTCATTGACTGGGTGAGGTTCTTAGCCGAACAAAACCGTTCTAGCCAGTGCTTTGATAGGTCTCTAGTGGACAAGAACAATGGGGAAAGACCATCTAAAATTCTTGATGACATGCTAAAGGTGGCTCTTAGATGCATCCTTCCAGCATCTGATAGGCCTGACCTGAAAACTGTCTTTGGTGATCTCTCAACAATAAG CTCTCCACAGGCATTATAA